The Microbacterium sp. KUDC0406 genome includes a window with the following:
- a CDS encoding sugar phosphate isomerase/epimerase family protein, with protein MLIGAHALVFSGTFDEAGLRRSIEGTKAAGFDLIEIPLMDVAAFDSALAKRMLQDNGLAVTASLGLTESTDLTSEDPATVAAGEELLERCLDHVSAMGGDVLCGVIYSAMRKYMIPATAAGVANSRAAIARLAEKAAAGGIRLSLEVVNRYESNVFNTGRGALEFVRGIDRDDVSVHLDTYHMNIEESDLFQPVHDVAAAGRLGYVHIGESHRGYLGTGSVDFGSFFRALHDVGYDGPVVFESFSSAVVSAELSNTLGIWRNLWQDSDDLAAHANRFIRDGLHAVRTIDLH; from the coding sequence ATGCTCATCGGCGCGCACGCCCTTGTCTTCAGCGGCACCTTCGACGAGGCCGGTCTGCGACGTTCCATCGAGGGGACGAAGGCCGCCGGATTCGATCTGATCGAGATCCCGCTGATGGATGTCGCGGCATTCGACTCGGCGCTCGCGAAGCGGATGCTGCAGGACAACGGCCTCGCCGTCACGGCATCGCTCGGGCTCACCGAGAGCACCGATCTCACCAGCGAGGACCCGGCGACCGTCGCGGCAGGCGAAGAACTGCTGGAACGATGCCTGGACCACGTCTCCGCGATGGGCGGCGACGTGCTCTGCGGCGTGATCTACTCGGCGATGCGCAAGTACATGATCCCGGCGACCGCGGCGGGCGTCGCGAACAGCCGCGCCGCGATCGCCCGCCTCGCGGAGAAGGCCGCGGCCGGCGGCATCCGTCTCTCGCTCGAGGTCGTGAACCGCTACGAGTCCAACGTCTTCAACACCGGACGCGGTGCCCTGGAGTTCGTCCGCGGCATCGACCGCGACGACGTGTCGGTGCATCTGGACACCTACCACATGAACATCGAGGAGTCGGATCTGTTCCAGCCGGTGCACGACGTCGCCGCCGCCGGGAGGCTCGGCTACGTGCACATCGGTGAGAGCCACCGTGGATATCTCGGCACCGGCTCGGTCGATTTCGGCTCGTTCTTCCGTGCGCTGCACGACGTCGGCTACGACGGGCCCGTGGTCTTCGAGTCGTTCTCGTCGGCCGTCGTCAGCGCCGAGCTCAGCAACACACTGGGCATCTGGCGGAACCTGTGGCAGGACTCCGACGACCTCGCCGCCCACGCGAACCGCTTCATCCGCGACGGGCTGCACGCAGTGCGGACCATCGATCTGCACTAG
- a CDS encoding XRE family transcriptional regulator, which translates to MRDLRAMRLAAGLTQAELAQRVGTARPNIAAYESGAKTPSPELRERLERAMRPRPSQALAGREAEVTEIAARYGAVRVRVFGSAAKGRDTPESDLDLLVDLAPRTSFYAVSAMEDELAALLDVEVEVVSARTATDEMTGSAIDLPMPQRVA; encoded by the coding sequence ATGCGTGATCTTCGGGCGATGCGCCTCGCCGCCGGCCTGACACAGGCAGAACTCGCCCAGCGCGTCGGCACTGCACGCCCGAACATCGCCGCCTACGAGTCGGGGGCGAAGACGCCCTCGCCGGAGCTGCGGGAGCGACTCGAGCGCGCCATGCGCCCGCGACCGAGTCAAGCGCTCGCCGGCCGGGAGGCCGAGGTGACCGAGATCGCCGCGCGATACGGTGCAGTGCGCGTGCGGGTGTTCGGGTCCGCCGCGAAAGGACGCGACACCCCGGAGTCCGACCTGGACCTGCTCGTCGATCTCGCTCCGCGCACATCGTTCTACGCGGTCTCGGCGATGGAGGATGAGCTCGCGGCGCTGCTCGACGTGGAGGTCGAAGTGGTCTCGGCTCGCACCGCGACCGATGAGATGACGGGCTCCGCGATCGATCTGCCGATGCCGCAGAGAGTCGCCTGA
- a CDS encoding GntR family transcriptional regulator gives MRASDRAYAELLEDIQSGTLPAGTVLGEVDQAARIGVSRTPMREALRRLVAEGLVVQQSPRVTVVAGIDAADIRALFEIRRALEETTARLAAERGDADAFAALASEFADVDLSRVAGRDAYYALIARLDAALDAAVANDYLSSALRTVRTHLVRVRRMARDKPERLAASAAEHLTIARALASRDGDLAAHATHVHLHNALTSILESLDSEGVSSRFARSTTIARSTTVARSTTIARSTTTGRGTP, from the coding sequence ATGCGAGCGAGTGACCGTGCCTACGCCGAGCTGCTGGAGGACATCCAGTCCGGCACGCTGCCGGCAGGTACCGTGCTCGGCGAGGTCGATCAGGCGGCACGCATCGGCGTGAGCCGCACGCCGATGCGTGAGGCACTGCGCCGTCTGGTGGCCGAAGGGCTCGTCGTGCAGCAGTCGCCGCGCGTCACCGTGGTCGCCGGTATCGACGCCGCCGACATCCGCGCGCTGTTCGAGATCCGCCGCGCCCTCGAGGAGACCACCGCGCGCCTCGCCGCCGAGCGCGGCGACGCGGACGCCTTCGCTGCCCTGGCATCCGAGTTCGCCGACGTCGACCTGTCGCGCGTCGCCGGTCGCGACGCGTACTACGCTCTGATCGCGCGGCTCGACGCCGCGCTCGACGCGGCCGTCGCCAATGACTACCTGAGCTCTGCGCTGCGCACCGTGCGCACGCACCTGGTGCGGGTGCGGCGGATGGCGCGCGACAAGCCGGAGCGGCTCGCGGCATCCGCCGCCGAGCACCTGACCATCGCCCGTGCGCTGGCGTCGCGCGACGGCGACCTCGCCGCCCATGCCACGCACGTGCACCTGCACAACGCGCTCACCAGCATCCTCGAGTCCTTGGATTCTGAGGGCGTTTCGTCTCGCTTCGCTCGCTCAACGACCATCGCTCGCTCAACGACGGTCGCTCGCTCAACGACCATCGCTCGCTCAACGACCACGGGAAGAGGAACCCCATGA
- a CDS encoding glucose-6-phosphate isomerase family protein — MAGVYRDEAAWQASVAEHGADELIYWVDDHRYQEGPGALITGTSTLLPGRIGDEFAVTRGHIHAVADRAELYYCLSGRGVMLLETLDGQSSAIELTPGKAVNVPGHWIHRSVNVGDEPFVTLFCYAADAGQDYGVISDAGGMRNLVVADGEGWALAPNPDHAGYRTAEA, encoded by the coding sequence ATGGCCGGCGTCTACCGCGACGAGGCCGCGTGGCAGGCATCCGTCGCCGAGCACGGCGCCGACGAACTGATCTACTGGGTCGACGACCATCGCTACCAGGAGGGTCCGGGCGCTCTCATCACCGGCACCAGCACGCTGCTGCCCGGACGGATCGGCGACGAGTTCGCGGTGACCCGCGGCCACATCCACGCCGTCGCCGACCGCGCCGAGCTGTACTACTGCCTGAGTGGCCGGGGCGTCATGCTGCTGGAGACGCTGGACGGGCAGTCCTCGGCCATCGAGCTGACCCCGGGGAAGGCCGTGAACGTGCCCGGGCACTGGATCCACCGCAGCGTCAACGTCGGCGACGAGCCGTTCGTGACGCTGTTCTGCTACGCCGCCGACGCCGGCCAGGACTACGGCGTGATCTCCGACGCCGGCGGCATGAGGAACCTCGTCGTCGCCGACGGCGAGGGCTGGGCGCTGGCGCCGAACCCCGACCACGCCGGCTACCGCACGGCCGAGGCCTGA
- a CDS encoding phosphotriesterase family protein produces the protein MAIVRTVLGDVDPQSLGRVNYHEHLFQISPLLEGDELDDEAASGAEAAHLKASGFEAMVDATPFGLGRDPEAVARISASTGLAVVATTGRHREAHYAADHPTRRWDAERLADLFVSDIVEGMLVSDDDPLSTRAAAPDGTPVRAGMLKGGVDYWRISDFEHTTLVALAAAHRIAGAPIMVHLEFCTAAHEVLDLLNAEGVASDRVVLAHADRDPDAGLHAALAERGAYLGYDGFARPRTRSDAELLALTAEAVRRGAGDRIVLGGDVARRTRYIAYGGMPGLAYLGDRYLPRLRAEIGDEAVDRMLIDNPARLLSLSA, from the coding sequence ATGGCCATCGTCCGCACTGTCCTCGGTGACGTCGATCCGCAGTCGCTGGGCCGTGTGAACTACCACGAGCACCTGTTCCAGATCTCGCCGCTGCTCGAGGGCGACGAGCTCGACGACGAGGCGGCCTCGGGTGCCGAGGCCGCACACCTGAAGGCGAGCGGATTCGAGGCGATGGTGGATGCCACGCCGTTCGGCCTCGGCCGCGACCCCGAGGCGGTGGCGCGGATCAGTGCTTCGACAGGCCTCGCTGTCGTGGCGACGACGGGGCGGCACCGCGAGGCGCACTACGCCGCGGATCATCCGACCCGCAGGTGGGACGCGGAGCGGCTCGCGGACCTGTTCGTCTCGGACATCGTCGAGGGGATGCTGGTCAGTGACGACGATCCGCTGAGCACCCGCGCAGCCGCGCCGGACGGCACCCCGGTGCGCGCCGGCATGCTCAAGGGCGGCGTCGACTACTGGCGCATCAGTGACTTCGAGCACACCACGCTCGTCGCGCTCGCTGCCGCGCACCGGATCGCCGGTGCGCCGATCATGGTGCACCTGGAGTTCTGCACCGCCGCGCACGAGGTGCTCGATCTGCTGAACGCCGAGGGCGTGGCATCCGACCGCGTCGTGCTGGCACACGCCGATCGCGACCCGGATGCCGGGCTGCACGCTGCGCTCGCCGAACGCGGCGCCTACCTCGGGTACGACGGCTTCGCCCGCCCCCGCACCCGCTCGGACGCCGAGCTGCTGGCGCTCACGGCCGAGGCCGTGCGCCGCGGCGCCGGCGACCGCATCGTGCTCGGCGGCGACGTCGCCCGCCGCACCCGGTACATCGCCTACGGCGGGATGCCCGGACTCGCCTACCTCGGCGACCGGTACCTGCCGCGCCTGCGTGCCGAGATCGGCGACGAGGCCGTCGACCGGATGCTGATCGACAACCCGGCCCGCCTGCTGTCGCTGTCGGCCTAG
- a CDS encoding sugar ABC transporter ATP-binding protein: MSDPILRVEGISKGFPGVQALKDVHLEVRAGEVLVLVGENGAGKSTLMKILSGIYTRDEGEIFFEGEPVELTSPLQAQQLGITIIHQELNMMPDLTVAQNIYIGREPRRGPFVSERDLNRQTAELLKNLDIRLDPREKVGELTVAEQQMVEIAKALSFNAKVLIMDEPTSALTDTEVEVLFTLIDQLRARGTGVVYISHRMDELRRLADRVSVLRDGAYIGSLEKDEISIPTVIEMMVGRAIDEGARPEPRDFGDAPVVLDVQGLSTKALLKDVSFQLHKGEILGFAGLMGAGRTETARAVIGADPRDGGTISVVGRETRIRQPEDAVKRGIGYLSEDRKMLGLMLEQDVTFNTVLASLSSYANGIGWMGDRTAKDKTKEYVQQLRVKTPSVNQVVKLLSGGNQQKVVIARWLMRDCDILIFDEPTRGIDIGAKDEIYRLMQQLADAGKSIIVISSELPELLRIANRITVFANGEVTGELRNEEATQEKIMHLAAHGEDN; encoded by the coding sequence ATGAGCGATCCCATCCTTCGGGTCGAGGGCATCAGCAAGGGCTTCCCCGGAGTCCAGGCGCTCAAGGACGTGCATCTCGAGGTGCGCGCCGGCGAGGTGCTCGTGCTCGTGGGCGAGAACGGCGCCGGCAAATCGACCCTGATGAAGATCCTCTCCGGGATCTACACGCGCGATGAGGGCGAGATCTTCTTCGAGGGTGAGCCGGTCGAGCTGACCAGCCCCCTGCAGGCGCAGCAGCTCGGCATCACGATCATCCATCAGGAGCTGAACATGATGCCCGACCTCACGGTCGCGCAGAACATCTACATCGGGCGGGAGCCGCGCCGTGGCCCCTTCGTCTCCGAGCGCGACCTGAACCGGCAGACGGCCGAACTGCTGAAAAACCTCGACATCCGTCTGGACCCGCGCGAGAAGGTCGGTGAGCTGACGGTCGCCGAGCAGCAGATGGTCGAGATCGCCAAGGCGCTCTCGTTCAACGCCAAGGTGCTCATCATGGACGAGCCCACGTCCGCGCTGACCGACACCGAGGTCGAGGTGCTGTTCACGCTGATCGACCAGCTGCGGGCACGCGGGACCGGCGTCGTCTACATCTCGCACCGGATGGACGAGCTGCGCAGGCTCGCCGATCGCGTCAGTGTGCTGCGCGACGGCGCATACATCGGATCGCTGGAGAAGGACGAGATCAGCATCCCCACCGTCATCGAGATGATGGTCGGCCGGGCCATCGATGAGGGCGCCCGGCCCGAGCCACGCGACTTCGGTGACGCCCCCGTCGTCCTCGACGTGCAGGGGCTGTCCACCAAGGCGCTGCTGAAGGATGTCTCCTTCCAGCTGCACAAGGGCGAGATCCTCGGCTTCGCGGGGCTCATGGGCGCCGGCCGCACCGAGACGGCGCGTGCTGTGATCGGCGCCGACCCCCGCGACGGCGGCACGATCTCGGTGGTGGGCCGCGAGACCCGCATCCGCCAGCCGGAGGATGCCGTGAAGCGCGGCATCGGGTACCTGTCGGAGGACCGCAAGATGCTCGGCCTCATGCTCGAGCAGGACGTCACGTTCAACACGGTGCTGGCCTCGCTGTCGTCCTACGCCAACGGCATCGGGTGGATGGGCGACCGCACGGCCAAGGACAAGACCAAGGAGTACGTGCAGCAGCTGCGCGTGAAGACCCCCTCGGTGAACCAGGTGGTCAAGCTGCTCTCGGGCGGCAACCAGCAGAAGGTCGTCATCGCCCGGTGGCTGATGCGCGACTGCGACATCCTCATCTTCGACGAGCCCACCCGAGGCATCGACATCGGGGCGAAGGACGAGATCTACCGCCTCATGCAGCAGCTCGCGGACGCGGGCAAGTCCATCATCGTCATCTCGTCGGAGCTGCCGGAGCTGCTCCGGATCGCGAACCGCATCACGGTCTTCGCGAATGGAGAGGTCACCGGAGAGCTCCGCAACGAGGAAGCCACGCAGGAGAAGATCATGCATCTCGCAGCACACGGAGAGGACAACTGA
- a CDS encoding HepT-like ribonuclease domain-containing protein has product MPARQEQEAERAARVPQNLASIRSHLSECIDIAGRGEVAFFGPDFVNRYAAYAALIQAGNAAKDLPDAFRQAHPEVNWRALMRTRDKVGHIYGDSIDWEIIWAALIDGIPRDLEAITALRDALLR; this is encoded by the coding sequence ATGCCGGCACGTCAGGAACAGGAGGCCGAGCGAGCCGCACGGGTTCCGCAGAACCTTGCATCGATCCGGTCCCACCTGAGCGAGTGCATCGACATCGCCGGACGCGGGGAGGTGGCGTTCTTCGGACCCGACTTCGTCAACCGCTACGCGGCCTACGCCGCACTCATCCAGGCGGGAAATGCCGCGAAGGACCTTCCCGATGCGTTCCGCCAGGCACATCCCGAGGTGAACTGGCGAGCGCTCATGCGCACCCGTGACAAGGTCGGTCACATCTACGGGGACAGCATCGACTGGGAGATCATCTGGGCCGCACTGATCGACGGCATTCCCCGTGATCTCGAGGCGATCACCGCGCTGCGCGACGCCCTGCTGCGCTGA
- a CDS encoding RbsD/FucU family protein, which translates to MLEGINPLLTGELLLHLDRMGHSDSVVVADAHFPAWALGERVIDLPGTATPEVVAAIRSVLPLDDAPGIDLMESADATVLEVQRELMAAAGTDEATTRFVERFAYYEVAKSAYLMVRTGETRKYGNALLRKGVVGHPSA; encoded by the coding sequence ATGCTTGAGGGAATCAACCCGCTGCTCACCGGTGAGCTGCTGCTGCACCTCGACCGGATGGGGCACTCCGATTCGGTGGTCGTCGCCGACGCGCACTTCCCCGCCTGGGCTCTCGGGGAGCGCGTGATCGACCTGCCGGGAACCGCCACGCCCGAGGTCGTCGCGGCCATTCGGTCGGTGCTTCCGCTGGACGACGCACCCGGCATCGACCTCATGGAGTCGGCGGACGCCACCGTGCTGGAGGTGCAGCGCGAACTGATGGCCGCCGCCGGCACAGACGAGGCGACCACCCGTTTCGTGGAGCGCTTCGCGTACTACGAGGTGGCCAAGAGCGCCTACCTGATGGTGCGCACGGGCGAGACCCGTAAGTACGGCAACGCGCTGCTGCGCAAGGGCGTCGTCGGGCACCCGTCGGCGTGA
- a CDS encoding NAD(P)-dependent oxidoreductase, with translation MGVILVTSRSFSDGDLDLVARAATAGHRIIRGPAHHDLGELRALLHGADAWIAGTGPITDEHLAAAPELRIVARYGVGTEAVDLAAAAARRILVTNTPGANADAVADHAVGLMLAALRHTSDGDRRVRDGDWGVRRGRELGAATVGIVGFGRIGQGVAKRLSGFGPRILASDPFLPEDAVRAAGAVPIELDDLFRSADVITLHAPGGRRLVDAERLAGIRPGTVLVNTARPDLVDELEIARALRDRVLAGYAADTLDGDTAASASPLLAVDLEDRVIVTPHLGAQTTQAVDNMGRMSLDDVIAVLRGDDPAHPVRSNA, from the coding sequence ATGGGCGTCATCCTCGTCACCAGCCGCTCGTTCTCGGACGGCGACCTCGACCTCGTGGCGCGTGCGGCGACCGCCGGGCACCGCATCATCCGCGGTCCCGCACACCACGACCTGGGTGAGCTGCGTGCGCTGCTGCACGGCGCGGACGCCTGGATCGCCGGCACCGGGCCGATCACCGACGAGCATCTCGCTGCCGCGCCGGAGCTGAGGATCGTCGCCCGCTACGGCGTCGGGACCGAGGCGGTCGACCTCGCCGCAGCCGCTGCGCGCCGCATCCTCGTGACCAACACCCCCGGCGCCAATGCGGATGCGGTCGCCGACCACGCGGTAGGGCTCATGCTCGCCGCACTCCGGCACACCTCCGACGGGGACCGCCGCGTGCGCGACGGCGACTGGGGTGTTCGCCGCGGTCGCGAACTCGGCGCCGCCACCGTCGGGATCGTCGGCTTCGGCCGCATCGGCCAGGGGGTCGCGAAGCGACTGAGCGGATTCGGGCCGCGCATCCTGGCATCCGACCCGTTCCTGCCGGAGGATGCGGTCCGCGCCGCGGGCGCGGTGCCGATCGAGCTGGACGACCTGTTCCGCTCGGCCGACGTGATCACGCTGCACGCCCCCGGCGGCCGGCGTCTCGTCGACGCGGAGCGGCTCGCCGGCATCCGACCCGGCACGGTGCTGGTGAACACCGCCCGCCCCGACCTCGTCGACGAGCTCGAGATCGCTCGCGCCCTGCGCGACCGCGTCCTCGCCGGCTACGCCGCCGACACCCTCGACGGCGACACCGCGGCGAGCGCGAGCCCTCTGCTCGCCGTCGACCTCGAAGACCGGGTGATCGTCACCCCGCACCTCGGGGCCCAGACCACTCAGGCCGTCGACAACATGGGCCGGATGTCGCTCGATGACGTCATCGCCGTGCTGCGCGGCGACGACCCCGCCCACCCTGTGAGGAGCAACGCATGA
- a CDS encoding ABC transporter permease, whose translation MSNSTTTVVQTAVNENTQKGRITAALRNSVQQSLALGTLVVLFVFFSIFGSNFTSSSNIENILMSTVLVGVLALGTTFVIVTGGIDLSLGFGMTLCSVMMGTVITAWGLPVWMGVLGALITGALIGLINGLNITFLRLPPFIATLAMMMIAQGLALVISQVKPITFVPEVRKQVTGIVQFDPILAWTDGYFAGLPSGVLIFIVLAVFAYLVLNKTILGRYTFAIGSNEEATRLSGVNTRRWTIVVYVFAGVFIGIAGVLLTARLGSAQPTAGAGYELQAIAAVIIGGTSLLGGRGSIVGTVIGAFIMSILINGLRSMSIQTEWQYILTGLVILIAVFFDSLRNRNKS comes from the coding sequence ATGAGCAACTCGACCACGACCGTCGTGCAGACCGCGGTGAACGAGAACACTCAGAAGGGGCGCATCACGGCGGCCCTGAGGAACTCGGTTCAGCAGTCACTGGCGCTCGGCACACTCGTCGTGCTGTTCGTGTTCTTCTCGATCTTCGGATCGAACTTCACGTCGAGCTCGAACATCGAGAACATCCTGATGTCCACCGTGCTCGTCGGCGTTCTGGCGCTGGGCACCACGTTCGTGATCGTCACCGGCGGCATCGACCTGTCGCTGGGGTTCGGCATGACGCTGTGCTCGGTGATGATGGGCACGGTCATCACCGCATGGGGTCTGCCGGTGTGGATGGGCGTCCTCGGCGCCCTGATCACGGGTGCGCTGATCGGGCTCATCAACGGCCTGAACATCACGTTCCTGCGGCTGCCCCCGTTCATCGCCACCCTGGCGATGATGATGATCGCCCAGGGCCTGGCGCTGGTGATCTCGCAGGTGAAGCCGATCACGTTCGTCCCGGAGGTGCGCAAGCAGGTCACCGGGATCGTGCAGTTCGACCCGATTCTCGCGTGGACCGACGGCTACTTCGCGGGCCTGCCGTCGGGCGTGCTGATCTTCATCGTGCTCGCCGTGTTCGCCTACCTGGTGCTGAACAAGACGATCCTCGGCCGCTACACCTTCGCGATCGGCTCGAACGAGGAGGCGACGCGCCTGTCGGGCGTGAACACCCGCCGCTGGACGATCGTCGTGTACGTCTTCGCCGGGGTGTTCATCGGCATCGCCGGTGTGCTCCTGACCGCCCGGCTCGGGTCCGCACAGCCCACGGCCGGCGCCGGTTACGAACTGCAGGCGATCGCCGCGGTGATCATCGGCGGCACGTCACTGCTCGGCGGACGCGGTTCGATCGTCGGCACCGTGATCGGTGCGTTCATCATGAGCATCCTGATCAACGGCCTGCGCAGCATGTCGATCCAGACCGAGTGGCAGTACATCCTGACCGGCCTGGTCATCCTGATCGCCGTGTTCTTCGACTCGCTGCGCAACCGCAACAAGTCCTGA
- a CDS encoding ABC transporter substrate-binding protein has protein sequence MKYGKKFAVAAVATLAVLSLAGCSTGKGDTPAADGGDGDTKDMSIELVSKGFQHQFWQAVKKGAEEQGKELGVKIHFDGPGSETEIEKQLQMLQSAIDAKPDAIAYAALDPEACIPLMDSADSAGIPVAYFDAPCNSEVGKTLAATDSKVAGALAAEHMAELIGGKGDVAIVAHSQINSTGVERRDGFVDKIKADYPDIKIVDIQYGDGDHLKSADITKSMLNAHPDLKGIYATNEGSAVGVANALSELGKTSKDITAIGFDSGAAQVDAIKSGVLAGAITQDPIGIGKTVVQAAYDLANGKSVEEFYDTGSYWYDSTNLDDPKIAAVLYE, from the coding sequence ATGAAGTATGGAAAGAAGTTCGCAGTCGCTGCGGTCGCCACGCTGGCCGTGCTGTCGCTGGCCGGCTGCTCGACCGGCAAGGGCGACACGCCCGCCGCCGACGGCGGCGACGGCGACACCAAGGACATGAGCATCGAGCTGGTCTCGAAGGGGTTCCAGCACCAGTTCTGGCAGGCCGTGAAGAAGGGCGCCGAGGAGCAGGGCAAGGAGCTGGGCGTGAAGATCCACTTCGACGGTCCCGGCTCCGAGACCGAGATCGAGAAGCAGCTGCAGATGCTGCAGTCGGCGATCGACGCCAAGCCGGATGCGATCGCCTACGCGGCGCTCGATCCTGAGGCGTGCATCCCGCTGATGGATTCCGCGGACTCCGCCGGCATCCCGGTCGCGTACTTCGACGCCCCCTGCAACAGCGAGGTCGGCAAGACCCTCGCCGCGACCGACAGCAAGGTCGCCGGCGCGCTGGCTGCCGAGCACATGGCCGAGCTGATCGGCGGCAAGGGCGACGTCGCCATCGTCGCGCACTCGCAGATCAACTCGACCGGTGTCGAGCGTCGTGACGGCTTCGTCGACAAGATCAAGGCCGACTACCCCGACATCAAGATCGTCGACATCCAGTACGGCGACGGCGACCACCTGAAATCCGCCGACATCACCAAGTCGATGCTGAACGCGCACCCCGACCTGAAGGGCATCTACGCCACCAACGAGGGATCCGCGGTCGGCGTCGCGAACGCGCTGTCCGAGCTCGGCAAGACCAGCAAGGACATCACGGCGATCGGCTTCGACTCCGGTGCGGCCCAGGTCGACGCGATCAAGTCCGGCGTCCTCGCCGGCGCGATCACGCAGGACCCGATCGGCATCGGCAAGACCGTCGTGCAGGCCGCCTACGACCTGGCCAACGGCAAGTCGGTGGAGGAGTTCTACGACACCGGCTCCTACTGGTACGACTCGACCAACCTCGATGACCCGAAGATCGCTGCGGTCCTCTACGAGTGA
- a CDS encoding EamA family transporter, with translation MRRNAGMILAYGLLAVTATQLFYFQAVAVMDVGIALLIEYTAPVAVVLWLWIRRGERPSARSILGAVIAFVGLVLMLDIVTGARLDLGGILWALGAMVGAAAYFLLSARSDTGVPPIALAGLGLLIGAVGLTFAGLIGVLPMAWTTDDIAYRFGTVPWFVPVLAIGLVAAALAYVLGIVSTRMLGSRLASFVALAEVVAAMLFGWLLLGQLPDVLQAIGAALVLGGVVMVKLGEPQTPELVEPLPEQVDE, from the coding sequence GTGCGCCGCAACGCGGGCATGATCCTCGCCTACGGCCTGCTCGCGGTCACCGCCACGCAGCTGTTCTACTTCCAGGCGGTGGCGGTGATGGATGTCGGCATCGCCCTGCTCATCGAGTACACCGCGCCGGTGGCCGTGGTGCTCTGGCTCTGGATCCGCCGCGGCGAGCGACCCTCCGCGCGCAGCATCCTCGGCGCGGTGATCGCGTTCGTGGGTCTGGTGCTCATGCTCGACATCGTCACCGGTGCGCGGCTCGACCTGGGCGGCATCCTCTGGGCGCTCGGCGCCATGGTGGGCGCCGCCGCGTACTTCCTGCTCTCCGCCCGCAGCGACACGGGAGTCCCGCCGATCGCCCTCGCCGGGCTGGGCCTGCTGATCGGCGCCGTCGGGCTCACGTTCGCGGGCCTGATCGGAGTGCTGCCGATGGCCTGGACCACCGACGACATCGCCTACCGATTCGGCACCGTGCCCTGGTTCGTGCCAGTGCTCGCGATCGGTCTCGTCGCCGCCGCGCTCGCGTACGTGCTCGGCATCGTCTCGACCCGGATGCTGGGATCGCGGCTGGCCTCGTTCGTCGCGCTCGCCGAAGTGGTGGCCGCGATGCTCTTCGGCTGGCTGCTGCTGGGTCAGCTGCCCGACGTGCTGCAGGCGATCGGGGCCGCGCTGGTGCTGGGCGGCGTCGTGATGGTGAAGCTCGGCGAACCGCAGACACCGGAGCTGGTGGAGCCGCTGCCGGAGCAGGTGGACGAGTAG